Part of the Capsicum annuum cultivar UCD-10X-F1 chromosome 12, UCD10Xv1.1, whole genome shotgun sequence genome is shown below.
ACATTTGGCTCTAGCAGAAGAAGTTTTGCCCTGGGTTACAATTAGGGCTCACTATGGTGTTAGCACAATTGGTTCATTGCTTTGATTGGGAGGTATCAGATAGTATGATGCCGGACGATTTTGACAGGACTCAGAAATTCGGTCTAGTAACAGCATGAGCTCAACAACTTTTGGTTCCTACTTATAGGTTACATGTATAGATCATGTAGTTAGTCTTACTAGAAGCTCGAGTGgaagtctaatttttttttcttctgaatTTCTATCCTAATAGAATATGAATATCTTAGTACTTTGTGTGAATCTTCTGAACAAAGGAGTTATTAGATGTTTCTGCTTGTAATTCGAAGCTGCACCATTGCGACATCGTTTTACCGCCTTACACAGTTAGTTTTGTGCATACCACAGATAACAATATGTACAATTTGGAAATATTGAGGTGATAGTTACTGCTTTTTGTACTCATTTGCATTGGCAGTTTCAATAGTCAGAttactgttgcaacaaatagttgttgaagaagaaataaaaaggaaTACAGTGAGTAAAATATGCATTGTTATTAAGAAGAAGCAAACAAGATGCACAATTAGATATATGAATATAGCAATTAATTGTATATTAACTTGAGGTCGATCACTATTGTAGAAAATCTTTAATTCGGCTTTGGTTGAACTCATTGAACTTATTAGATCATGAATTTGCCTTGTTCTAGAGTGATGAGAAAATTGAGACACCTGTTAAGGTGCCTCCACCATCAGTTATGAAAATATTGCCGGATACATATTCTGAAGACTCATGGATTAAATATCTGACGAGTGATGTTATGGCTGGGTCGATGGTTCCAAGATCTCTCAGAGGAacagtttacaaaataacattattGAAACCTTCCTTTTCTACAAGTCTCTCCGTTATCTCAGATTTGAAAACTCCTGGTGCTATTGAGTTCACTCTGATCTTGTATGCTCCCAATTCAAGTGCCATCATCTGTCATTGTATGAATAACACGATAAAAAATAAATGGGCATTGCGATAATATATCAATAGTAGATGCGGCCAACCAGGTTTTATGACATGATTAACTAGTACGTACCCTAGTGAGCATGTCAAGAGCCATCTTTGAAGAAGCGTAAGCAAGACTTCCGGGTAGTAGTACCCAATTCTGACCAGCAGCTGAAGAGATATTAATAACAGATCCTCCGCTCAATTTAGCATCGCGCGTGCATCTACAAACATATTTGGACACCAACCATGCCCCTCGAAGATTCGTCTTAATGGTATGATCCCACTCCTCCTCTGACAATTCTAGTGGAGAGCTCACACTACctatacatatataaatgataaTAACAACCAACAAAATTCCATTTGCAGATTTCTTTGTCACGGACAATAGTTATATGGCGACTTTGACTTCATTCATTCATTGTGATTAAAGATAAAAACCTACCAGAAGCAGCATTATGGTCTATTTTTACTTTGTGtagatgaaaaagtgaaaacaaaagtGTGTCCATGAATAAGGAGGTATGtgacttttctcaaatttttggaATAGAAGAATCAACTACTGTGATTAAAACGAAAGAATAGATGAGGAGGAAGaagatgttaaaaaaaaaatagcttgtAATTCTACTCCGATAGAAAATAGTTCATCATCCATCTCCAATATGCTTGTGCTTCCAATTTGCTATATTTGTCATAACGTCCATGTAGCCTTTTCTTAAGCGGATATTAATATTTTGTCCTCATTTTAAAAAGTATTGCAAATATATCCTAAGCACTTCACAATCGGAAGAATGGAAGATTTCTTCTATCAGTTCCTCATAACTTTAGCTCAATGATCTAATGTTTGGTCATAAAGTTTTTTTATAAGATGAACTTGTGTTAACATTTTCAGTTTAGACAAGTCCTTAGGTTTCTCCGAGATGTGGTTGCAGTTTATGTGACATTGGCGTCAACCACCCTTTGCTTGCTTTCTCTGTAACTTCTCAACACAAATGGATAACTGTGGACACAAGGCCCAAGGGATGTGATTGCTGCTGAGTAGCAGCAGGGTCGATAATTGGAAGCTTGAACAATATCAGCATTGGGGCAAGAAATAAGCTTTGAACAACTCGATTGATAGTTTAACCATGCTCGTCAACACTTACATCTGTTTTCATACCATGCTGAAGTGTGTgacatctaaaaaaaaaaaaaaaaaaggcagcccTGTGCACTAAAGCTCCTCCTATGCGCAAGGTTCGAAGAAGGGCCCCACCACAGGGGTGTAtgtacacagccttaccttgcatttctgccagaggctgtttccaaggcttgaagccgtgacctcctggtcatatggcaacaactttatcgattactccaaggctccccttcaagtGTGTGACATCTGATCTAAAATTACTTTTAACTTAATTATCTTTAGATGTATGAAGATTACCTCTAAAGCCAGCATTGTTGATCAAGGCATCAATACGTCCAAAGGCATCCCAAGCTCTTTGTACAGTAGCCTCAATAGTTGCACCATTGGACGTGACATCAAGCTTGAGGGAGAATGCTCGATGGAGACCCTCTGAATTAAAGTGGTTGCAAAGAGATTTCAGCCTGTCAATACGACGAGCAGCAGCAATGACGCTGCAACCAGCTTTGGCCAAGTCGAGACACAACTCTCGCCCTATTCCAGAGGATGCGCCGGTCACCATCACCACTTTCCCTCTCAGGTCCTTCCACGGTTCCATTCTACTACTTAAAATATAACGGTTCCAAGTATATCGAGTTATGTTTTATGAAGGAATCGAGTAGTAAGTTGGCCAGCATAACTATTAACTAGCATTTATGAAAATGTCCAACCGATTTTTGAttcataatggcacctaccataaTCGATATCAAGGAGTCTTTCATGACGTGCCAATAATCAAATCCGATATCGAAATTACAATCACAACCACCATGTGTGGTGTGCCACATAGAGCCAAAAGTAGACTTTTGATTACTGAACATTGATTTGGTCTaatatatctttaaaataaaattaatatttaattatatattaataacATGGTGTCCAATGGCGTTGCTATATCGCTATTTGgtctaatatatttttaaaataaaatcaatattttaattatatattaataacATGTGTCCTATAGTTTAGTCCTTGCATAAATCAAGGGTACAGTACTGGTCCAACATAGAATAACAATAAACATATTAGCGATGTAccaaatatgtatttaaaaagattaaaaatcgaaccaaaccgaatatataaatacattataatCGAACATATATCCATATATTTTGATGTCAATGTTTAAATGTCGAACAACGACTTGACTAAGTGGGGATATATTAATTTTATCCTTCATATATATTCTTTTATTACTATTTGATTACAATTATATTTGTGTGCTAGCTTATTATGTGTGATTCTTTGTGTAGAATGATATTTGAGCTAAAATGACTACTTTGGAGCTTCAAAGTCTGAGTAGAAGCCTAAGAAAAGTAATCAAAATCGAGTTTGGGGttcataaattaattaaatatgtgtaaaataatgaagaaaatcgaGATTCCATAGAAAAACAACGCAACCATGCTATTAGGACCGCACTACGCCAGCTTTGAAAAAGAAGAGGATGGCCGAAAATTGAGTTGCTATAAAAATAGGTGTACACAACTATGCCCGCGTAGCGCCAGGTCAAATtgtgtagattttttattttttttcttctttaaaggTATTTTGATCTAAGGGTCCTTTTGTATGCGGTATAAATCGAATAATAGCCACGCAAACCTTGACTAATTAGACCAACAAGTTCCGAATATTAGATGGTTATAGtccccaaaataaaaaagatgagtGGTCAAACCATTACCTTCTCTTTGTTTGACTATCTGAACTTTCACCTTATTGGTGACGGTTCAAATATTCAATTCACCACCTCGTAATCTCCTCTTCCATTTCCCTTTCTAGTatcctcaatttttatttttattttctttataaataagtGAGAAAGTGGGAGTGAGATGTATCCAACCTTAGGTAAAGGCTATAAGGTGTTTTTGATGTGTACATCCACTATCAACATGCCACACATCATGATCTTGAGATGCTATATTGCATTCTCCAATAATAGAAGCTGCAAACAACTTCTCTTCATGATCTTCAACATTTTTGAGCTGGTCGGGCTTGATTTGTTTTGCAAACCTTATCCACATGACCAAACTGTTTGCAGTCCTTGCATTGAACTCTAGGTCTGTACCAACAAAACTTTTCTGTATGATTGGCCTTTTTACAATAGGGACAAGGTGGATACTTCGATCTTCTATATCTCCCTTTGTTGTTATATTGCTCCTTCTTCTCCTTTCCATGTCTTCTATTTAATTGCCCTTTTAATTCACCATCAGACTGAGCTTTAGACTTTTGAGTAGCCACAAGAGCAACTTCATTTGAACTCTCTTCCCctctaaaagcttttctttgcTTCACAGCTTGAAGAGCATTTGATAGTTCATTCAACGTGACATGAGACATAACCCAAGTATCTTCTATTGAGGAGATTTTTGCTTCGAACTTTTCTGGGAATGTCACCATCACCTTCTCAACAATCCTCTGCTCTTCTACTTTTTCTCTCGACAATCGAATTTGATTAACAATTTTCATGATCCTATCAATATAATCTTTCACTTTTTCAATCTCTTTCACCTTTAACATCTCAAATTCTTTTCTTAGATTCAATATTTGCATTTGTCTTGTCCTATCACTCCCCTGAAATTCTTGCTTTAGCATATCCCAAGCTTTTTTGGCAGTTTCACATGCCATTATCCTTGTAAAAATTGATTCGGAGACGGCTACGTGAATGAAAGACAAGGATTTTGGACCTTTTGTAATCTCTTCTTCACGATTTCTGATCTGCTGAAGAGTTGGGTTTGCTCTCAGAGGTTTTGGAGCATTGTCTTCCTCAACATACTTCCATAAACCAAGATCTTTCAAGTATTTCTTCATCTTCACAGTCCAAACTTGGTAATTCTCGCCATTAAAGACTGCTGAAGAGTTGGGTTTGCTCTTAGAGATTCTGGAGCATTGTCTTCCTCAACATACTTCCATAAACCAAGATCTTTCAAGTATGTCTTCATCTTCACAGTCCAAACTTGGTAATTCTCGCCATTAAAGATAGGAGGTGAAAGAGAAGAGGTGATGGATGCCATGTCAAAAAAAGACCTGAACAAGTTAATCTTGTTGGGTGATTGTTACAACCTTAGGAAAACCGCACCCCAAAAGCTGGCTATTAAGGTGGGAGAGCCCAAGGTTATAAATAACCCACACCAATACTTTGTAGTACCGATGTGGGACTTTCCAATGGATCATAACAAACCACCACGCTTTGCATCCATCGTCCTCGACAGCTCCACTCTGGGTAGCTTTCACTCTACTTATGTAGGTAGCTCTTTTCCAGGTAGCCCTTTTCGAGTGAGGTGCCCAAGTGCCTCGATGGTTGTGCGCTAAACATTACTCGCCCCAGCCGAACATTGTGATACGGACGTCACCATCCTAGGCACGATGGGCGCGAAGGGTGATGGGTGGCTCTGATACCAGAGTTACAACCTTGGGAAAACGGCACCCTAAAAGCTAGCTATTAAGGTGGGAGAGACCAAGgttataaataccctacaccaaTACTTTGTAGTACCGACGTGGGACTTTGCAATGGATCATAACAGTGAActttgctgtttttttttttttcgttcaGAAAAACTGTCCCTTAAAGATCAATCGAGAAAAAAAAACAGacatgaaaaagaagagaaaaaatctGAGAAGTAGCGGTAATCTACATTCATACAGCATACAGCAAAATATATAACACAAGTGGTTTGAAATATCCCTCAAAACCTGGAAACATGGCTCCTAATGTTGTGCTGAAATTATGCACCACCACACACTACAACTACCTTCTAAAGATCTAGAACTTACAGCAAAATAATCTAcagattccaaaaaaaaaatcaagaccaAAAAGAACTGCCAAGCTGACAGCAGCTAGCATCACTGAAAACAACATCCTTCATCAGATTGCTGCTGAGTAGCAGCAGGGTCTATAATTGGAAGCTTGAACAACATAAGCGTTGGGGCAAGAAATAAGCTTTGAACAACTCGATTGATGGTTTAAAAATGCTCATCAACACTTACATTTGTTTCCGTACTGTACTCCCGGTGCACTGAAGCTCCTGCTATGAGCAAGGTTCGaagaagggccccaccacaagggtgtatgtacgcagtcttaccttgcatttctgccagagactgtttccaagacttgaagCAGTGACCTcatggtcacatggcaacaactttaccagttactccaaggctcccttcAAGTGTGTGACATCTCACTTGAAAAATACACTTTTTCTAGAGATTACTCTTTTAGTAACTTAATTATCTTTTAGATGTTTGAAGATTACCTCTAAGGCCGGCATTGTTGATCAAGGAATCAATACGTCCAAAGGCATCCCACGCTCTTTGTACAGCAGCCTCAATAGTTGCACCATTGGACGTGACATCAAGCTCGAGAGAGAATGCTCGCTGGAGACCCTCTGAATTAATGTGGTTGCAAGGAGATTTCAGTCTGTCAATACGACAAGCAGCAGCGATGATGCTGCAACCGGCTTTGGCCAAGTCGAGACACAACTCTCGCCCTATTCCAGAGGACGCCCATGTCACCATTACTACTTTCCCGCTCAGGTCTTTCCATGGCTCCATTCTACTTGACAATATAATGTGTTATATTGAAAACATGTACATTTTTAACATTGTGGTCGAGAAGATTGAAAGCCAGCTATTGTTGTTTTACGGAAGAGCTGAGTAGTAAATTGGCCAGCATAACTAGCATTTATGAGAATGGCCACATTACCAGACCGGATGTGGCCTTTGTTGTAAGCAAATCGTCTCAGTTTACAAGTGCTCCAACGACTACACATTGGGCTATTGTAAAACGAGTTCTTCGCTATCTTGCTGGCACATCTGCTAATGGCCTGTTTCTTCGGAAAGGCAAGTCATTAAATCTGCACGCCTTCTCTGACTCAGACTGGGCAGGTAATCGTGAAGATCCTCCTCTACTACTGCATATATTGTGTTTTTAGGCTCCAATCCGATCTCATGGAGTTCTAAGAAGCAAAGAGCTGTTGCTCGCTCATCCACAGAAGCTGAATATCATGCTATTACTTTAGCTTCAGCTGGAATTTGTTGGGTCCGTAATTTGCTTAAAGAGTTATCTATGTATCTCAAGGAACCACCAGTTATCTACTGTGACAATCTTGGCGCGACTTATGTGTGTGCTAAACCAGTTTTTCTTTCCAAAAtgaagcacattgagattgaccGACATTTTGTTCGAAATTTCTGCCATCAAGGCCTTCTTCTCATGTCTCATCCCAAGACCAACTGGCTGATCTTCTGACCAAGCCGCTTCGGAAAGCTCCATTCGAAGCACTAAGGTCCAAGATTGGTATATCGGATCGATCTACCATCTTGCGGGGGCATATTAGCAATATCTCTTGATTGATACTAAGATATCTCATGATTAATCTTCCATATCTCAGTATAGtgatttagtttctatttaggagaagatcacaattctttattagttgattctttcctttttttgttttgtgttctcttg
Proteins encoded:
- the LOC107849870 gene encoding gluconate 5-dehydrogenase-like, whose amino-acid sequence is MEPWKDLRGKVVMVTGASSGIGRELCLDLAKAGCSVIAAARRIDRLKSLCNHFNSEGLHRAFSLKLDVTSNGATIEATVQRAWDAFGRIDALINNAGFRGSVSSPLELSEEEWDHTIKTNLRGAWLVSKYVCRCTRDAKLSGGSVINISSAAGQNWVLLPGSLAYASSKMALDMLTRMMALELGAYKIRVNSIAPGVFKSEITERLVEKEGFNNVIL
- the LOC107848767 gene encoding uncharacterized protein LOC107848767, with amino-acid sequence MKKYLKDLGLWKYVEEDNAPKPLRANPTLQQIRNREEEITKGPKSLSFIHVAVSESIFTRIMACETAKKAWDMLKQEFQGSDRTRQMQILNLRKEFEMLKVKEIEKVKDYIDRIMKIVNQIRLSREKVEEQRIVEKVMVTFPEKFEAKISSIEDTWVMSHVTLNELSNALQAVKQRKAFRGEESSNEVALVATQKSKAQSDGELKGQLNRRHGKEKKEQYNNKGRYRRSKYPPCPYCKKANHTEKFCWYRPRVQCKDCKQFGHVDKVCKTNQARPAQKC